AAAATATTCGCTGTTCTCCGAGCCATATTACCTGTAAGCATTGGCTATGGTGCTATGGCCGTTAGGGTTAACCGGGAAACTGATTAGCCTCCCTCTGGAAAGGAGAGCCTTAGCCACCTGTGTCTCAACAGGGTTGGTCGGTGCTGCTTTTCTGGAGGTACTGACCAACCCTTTGTTTTTGAGAAAGGTGGGTTGTCAATTGCCTAAGCCAGGTAAATTATTAGTTTCTTTTCAGCCCGGTGAAGTTACCGGTTGCTATGGGCCAGGAGAGGAAGAACTTAAGTCAATCGCTTTGACACTGGGGGACATGACGAATCGAGTATTTGATATGTATTTTGAGTTTTCCCGCTTGGCAGATGAAGGTGTGCTGGTGAGGGAAGAAAAAATTTATGGCCAAAGAAATACTAAGGTGTCATTTTATTATCCCGCGGCACTATCGGTGGCAACTGTCAGACGGGTTATTGTTAATAGGCTTCTTAAAGAGTACATGAGTTCACCGGATTACCCTCACCCGGGTATTTATGTAGTGCAAAACAAAAGGCGAGAGCTTAGTTTATTACAAAAACCTTCGGGGAAAAGGGTCTGCCGAGCTTAATTTATATCAATCAGTGAGGTGACATATGCTAAGGGAATTTGTCAATGAACCATTTCTTAATCTAAAGGACGAGCTGGTAATCAACAACTTTAAGAAGGCACTGGCACAAGTGGGAGAACAACTGGGACAAGAATATCCCCTAATTATTCATGGGCAAGAAATATATACCGAAGAAAAAATTACTTCCCTCAACCCCTCCTTAAGTAATCAGGTGGTGGGTTATGTTAGCAAGGCCTCCCTGGAGCAGGCTGAGCTAGCTTTAATCAGTGCGGAAAAGGCCTTTAGTACCTGGTCAAAGGTTAGTCCCCAGGAGCGTGCTGGTTATCTTTTCAAGGCAGCATCTCTCATGCGGGAGCGTAAGTATGAACTATCCAGTTGGTTAGTGTACGAAGCGGGTAAAAACTGGGCCGAAGCCGATGCGGATACTGCTGAAGCCATCGACTTCCTGGAGTTTTATGGCAGGGAAATGTACCGTCTGGCTGCTCCCCAGCCCTTAACTAAAATAGCCGGTGAACTCAATGAACTGGTTTATCTGCCCCTGGGAGTAGGGGTGGTTATTCCACCCTGGAACTTCCCGCTGGCAATTATGGCCGGTATGACTGCGGCAGCCATCGTGGCAGGTAACACAGTGGTCTTAAAACCTGCCAGCAATACACCGGTTGTTGCGGCTATCTTTGTGAACATTCTCCGGGAGATAGGTTTACCCGCAGGGGTTGTCAACTATTTACCGGGCAGCGGAGGGGCCATTGGGGATTATTTAGTCAGCAGCCCCAAGACAAGATTTATCAATTTCACCGGCTCCAAAGAAGTAGGTTTAAGGATAAATGAGCTGGCTGCTAAAACCGTGCCAGGGCAGCGACATATTAAACGTGTTACTGCGGAAATGGGCGGCAAGGATGCCATCGTGGTAGACAGCAGTGCCGATCTCGAGGCAGCAGCCACCGCCATTGTGGCCTCGGCCTTTGGTTTTCAGGGACAGAAATGTTCTGCTTGCTCCCGAGCCATTGTGGTCAAGGATGTTTATGAACAGGTGGTTAACCTGGTGGTCCAAAAAACAGCTCAACTGTCCATTGGGCCAGCGGTAGACAATCATCCTGTGGGACCGGTCATTGACCAGGGGTCTTTGCAGAGGATTAAATCTTATATTGAAATAGGCAAAAAAGAAGGGGAACTGCTGTTGGGCGGAGATACCCTGGAAAGTATGGGTGGCTACTATATTCAGCCAACCATCTTTGGACATGTTTCCCCTGATGCTGTCATTGCCCAGGAAGAGATCTTTGGGCCGGTGCTGGCCTTTATTATGGCCGATGATTACAACCAGGCCTTAGAGATTGCTAATAATACCGAATATGGACTGACAGGGGCAGTTTTTGCCCAGGAGCGTAGTAAGCTGGAACAAGCCAGAAAAGAGTTCCATGTTGGTAACCTCTATTTTAACCGCAAATGTACCGGTGCCCTGGTGGGAGTGCATCCCTTTGGTGGCTTCAATATGTCCGGCACCGATTCCAAAGCCGGGGGAAGGGATTACCTGTTACTCTTTACCCAGGCCAAGTTAGTTTCTGAAAAGTTATAGCCCTTAACCTGTTTAAATATGCTTTTATGTCATGTGAATAATAATCGCGCCTGTATCCCCCGACCTGGATCGGGGGACTTTTTTTACTTAGTGGAGGACTATTTGCTCCTGTTGAGGTTCTTGATAATTAATGGCCCGTTCTAATAGGGCATCCTCCATCAAGCGGGGGAGCATTTTTTTAACCTCTCTTACCAATTGAGCGATTTGCGGGTAGGCCTGCAGGGTTCCTTTGACCACAATGGGCCTGCCAAAGTTAACCCACCCAAGACGGCGGGAGGTATAGCCACCAATTTTCATCAGAGTGTTGATGGTACTTAAGGTACTGACCATCAACAGTTCATGGGGTTTACCTCCTGCTATGCTATGCATATCCCGCACCGCCGGCACTACTACCGGGCTGGCGTATTGGCAGCTAAGGGTGTAAACCTTGTTACCCCACTCATCGGTGCCAGCATAAATGATCCGGCCGTAGTCTGCCTTGGTGGTATTATCAAACTTTTTCATTTTAAATAAATCCGCCGGCGCAGGAATTCCTTCCATGGGCAGAATGTTTAAATGGATGCCCGCGGCTGTTTGTACCGAATGGGCACCACCCACATCATAATAAATAATGAACATCAAAGATCACCCCGTCTCATTAGCCTGCCCCAATTTTCCCTGTTTCTAATCAAATTCTAATTTTCTACTAATTATTCTCTAGTGTTCCCTTCCTATAATAAATTTGTAAATTTAAAATGCTTGGAGGGGTTACAATGACATTTAATTTAGAACAAATTGATGAATTAAAGAAAAGAGCCAATGTCAGTTACAGTGAGGCTAAGGAAGCCCTGGAACAATGTCATGGTGATTTACTGGAAGCCTTAATTTACCTGGAAACAAAAAACAAGATTAAGCCGGAACAAAATACCAGTTGTGACATGCTCAGCAAAATTAAAAGCTTAGTAAAAAAAGGTAATGATACCAGGTTTGTCATAACCAAACAGGAGCGTACTGCCCTGGATTTATCTGTCAATGTCTCGGCGGTTATTACAGCATTTGCTCCTTACGTTGTGTTTCCGGGACTTCTGCTGGCTTTGTGCACAGGGCACAAGATGAAGTTTGAAGGGAAAAATGGTGAGGATGTTAAGGTAAACCAGGCCCTATCTAAACTATCCAAGGCCGTGACTTCAGCCAAAAAGAGTTTAACGGAGGAGCCACCAAACACAGTAACACAATAGGGGTGGCCCAAGAAAATAACCTACTTTTAATCGTAGGTTATTTTTCATATTACCTTTAGATAATGAAGGGGTATAATGACATTATTACAGCCATTATTGTATTAATTTTGGGGGAATTTAAATGGCCCAACAAAAGATTCTACTTATTGAAGATGAGGTAAAAATAGCTCGGTTTTTAGAACTGGAATTAATTCATGAAGGCTATTTGGTGGAGCAAGCCTACGATGGGAGAACAGGTTTGGACATGGCCCTGGAGGGAGATTTTGATCTAATTATCCTGGATATTATGCTGCCCTCCATCAATGGTTTGGAGATATTGCGTAGAATAAGAAAACATTCGGATATACCCGTTATTATGCTCACAGCCAAGGATGAAGTAACGGATAAGGTGATGGGCTTGGATATGGGTGCGGATGACTATGTAACCAAACCCTTTGCCATCGAAGAACTGCTGGCCAGAATTAGAGTGGCCTTAAAAAGAAGAGCAACCACCCCTATCAGCTCTCTTTTAACGGTGGGGGAACTTAAGCTGGATCTAGCTAAGTATGCGGTAACCTTTGACAATCAACCCATAGAGTTAACTAAAAGAGAGTTCGATTTGCTGAAATATCTGATGGAAAACAAAAATATTGTTCTCACCAGGGAACGGCTGGTGGAAGCGGTATGGGGCTATGATTACACCGGAGATACCAACGTGGTGGATGTCTATATTAGATATCTGAGAAGTAAAATTGATGACAGGTTTAACAAAAAATTAATCCATACCGTGCGAGGGGTGGGGTATCTACTAAAAGATGAAGCATGAACGAAGGCTTTTCAAAACCCTTTGGCAAACCATAAAGTTTCTCTTTAGCCTTTTGCTAATGATAATTAAAATCTTACCGGTAACCATTAGTAAATTTTACAAGTGGTTAGTTAAAAGGCTGCATTTTTCCATCACCTTTAAAATTACCACGGTCTATGCTGTTATTTTTACTCTGTTGCTGCTATTTTTTAATACTGGTATTTGCGTGGCGGCCATAGCTTATTTAGGGCTGGATGCTGCGGAGGACCTCAATAGGAATTATCAAATGGTTGTTTCTTATCTTACAGAGGATACCACCATGCCCCCGGAAGGTATTAATCAGTTGGCCCAGGTGGAGCAGCTAGAAATAACTCTTTTTGATGCCAGCCAAAAGATTCTTTACACCACGGCGGCCCAGGACGCGGCAACAGTATATTACGAGCAAACCAATGAAGGTATTTTTCTAGGCAAATGCTTTCTAACCCATAGCGGAAATCAATTTTATGGTGCTCATAGCTATGGTGATGCTCCCTACCAATCAGGTTTTGTCTTGGTTTTAAAGGACACCCATGTCTGGAACTCTCAGATTGTGCATGTGCAAGTTACTCGTTATTTGGCGAAGGAAACCATGGCGGTAGGGATTTTGTTCATTTCTTTATCAATCCTTACCATCTTAGCTATTATTGTTGTGGTCATCATTGGTTGGAGGAAAAGTAAAAAAATGCTAAAACCAGTGGAGGTAATGACCAAAACTGTTAAAAATATTACTATTAACGCCCTTGATACCAGGTTAGATGTATCCGGTTCCCAGGATGAATTAAAGGAGTTAGCAGAAACCTTTAACAGTATGTTGGATAGAATTCAGCATTCCTACGAACAACAGCAGCAATTTGTTTCCGATGCATCCCACGAACTGAGAACACCCATCGCAGTAATTCAAGGCTATGCCAATTTGTTAGACAGATGGGGTAAGAACGACCAGGCAGTGCTGGAGGAAGCCATTGGCTCCATTAAAACAGAAGCGGCAAATATGCAGGAACTGGTGGAAAAACTATTGTTTCTGGCCAGGGGCGATAAAAATAGATTGCAAATCGAGAAAAAAGATATTTTACTCCCTGAGCTTATCGATGAGGTAATCAAGGAAACCAAACTCATTACCAAAAATAAGAATATATTTAGCCAGCAGTGTGACAATATAACCCTCCGGGCAGACCGTAAGTTGCTGAAAGAGGCCATCAGGATATTTGTGGACAATAGTATTAAGTACACTCCCGAGGGGGGGAATATTATTATTAATTGTTACGCCGAGAATGCTAAGGCTGTGCTAACCGTAGAGGATACTGGCATAGGTATTTCGGCAGAGGACTTGCCCCATATCTTTAATCGCTTCTATCGGGCAGACAAATCCAGAACCAAACAAACCGGTGGCACAGGTTTGGGGTTAGCCATTGCCAAGAGGATTATCCAACTGCACGATGGCACTATTAAAGTAAGTAGTATCCTTAATCAAGGCACGAAAGTCAAAGTGCTTTTACCCCGCTAAGGGCAAGTTGCATTTTACTGACTTTAGGAGCGATAGTAGCACATATAGCCGGTACACAAATCTGGTGTACCCCTTATTTGTTTGGCCCTCTGACGGATGAGCTCCGGGTCTTCCCCGCTGGCCAGTAAATCCATAACCCTTTTGACCAGTTTAACACTGGCTATTTTTTTTGCCAGGGGAGCCTCCCTTCCCACAATTTTTAAAGAATTGACACCCATGGCCTTTAATTCCGGCAAGGCGCAGAGTCCACACATACCATTGGGAAATCCCCGGTGGTTCAAATAACCACCGCAATTATCCATGATCCAGAGCCAGCGCTGGTAGTCTTGCAGGTGCCGGTTAAAGTTCTCCCGGGGTAGCTTGCCTTGCTCCAGAGGCAGCAGACGGTATCTTCTACCCGGTTGCAGGCAATATCCGCCCCCCAGGGCATGATTAACATGACAATAACCCTCCTCAAAGACACAACCGTCATTAAGAATAAACACCTCATATTCCAGGTGACGGCCAGATTTATTTATAATTTGCTGCAGGTCGGCTAAGCCAAGATAGCGGGGAAAGATAATACGCTTTGCCCCCAGGTCCCGGAAAAAACTCACCGCCCCACTGTTTAACACAGCGGCTAAACTACTGACATGGATCGGTATTTGGGGAAAGGTATTTCTGATAGCCTGCAGCAGACCGGGATCGCTAATAATGAGGGCATCCACCTGGCAATTGAAATAGCTTTCGCCAGCCAACTCAAGAATTTCCCCATACTGCTCCGGTGGATAGAAGGGGAGATTAAGGGCCAGATATACAGGCACATCCCGAGCATGGGCGGTATCTGTTAAGCTCTTTAATTGACTAAAGTCTTTAATGTTGCCTTGACCTCGGCGGTTAAGGCGTACCCTTTGGCCATAGCGCTTCCCCCAGGAGGCAGGACGCAGACCACAGTAGAGTTCCCCGGCACCGTGGGAAATTAAGCTGTCAGCCTCTTGGGCAGAGGTAACCGGTGCTAATATTTTCATGCTAATACCTCCTAGAGTGGTGTTGGCTGGTAGATAATTCTGCTAATGCCCAAATCACCTGAACGGGACAGCACATCTTCCATAAATTTATTGGTTTGCAAGTAGAAAAGGGTATTACCCTTTTGTAGGATGCGCTTAATTTTAGCCTTTGTACAGGCTGGTTCTAGGATTTCCAGCCAGTGACTTTGGCATTGTTGTCCACACTTTTGGGCATTGGCCTTAAACTTTTCCTTGGGTTTTAATCCCCAGGAGCCAGAAAAGCAGATTCTACCAGTGCTAATACAGCCAAAGGGGAGGTAGAGGGAAACCTGGAATCCCCAACTGGCCAAACTGGGATCTAAGCCCTGAGGCAGGTTATCCACTTCAATTCTTTTTACTGCCAGTCTTTTCATTAGATCCTGCATATAGGGACTGGCTAAGCCGCAGGTGCGAAAAAGCTGTAGCTCCTCCGGTGAAAACTCCTTGAGGAAGAACTCTATCCGGGGATCACGCC
This region of Desulforamulus ferrireducens genomic DNA includes:
- the pruA gene encoding L-glutamate gamma-semialdehyde dehydrogenase, which translates into the protein MLREFVNEPFLNLKDELVINNFKKALAQVGEQLGQEYPLIIHGQEIYTEEKITSLNPSLSNQVVGYVSKASLEQAELALISAEKAFSTWSKVSPQERAGYLFKAASLMRERKYELSSWLVYEAGKNWAEADADTAEAIDFLEFYGREMYRLAAPQPLTKIAGELNELVYLPLGVGVVIPPWNFPLAIMAGMTAAAIVAGNTVVLKPASNTPVVAAIFVNILREIGLPAGVVNYLPGSGGAIGDYLVSSPKTRFINFTGSKEVGLRINELAAKTVPGQRHIKRVTAEMGGKDAIVVDSSADLEAAATAIVASAFGFQGQKCSACSRAIVVKDVYEQVVNLVVQKTAQLSIGPAVDNHPVGPVIDQGSLQRIKSYIEIGKKEGELLLGGDTLESMGGYYIQPTIFGHVSPDAVIAQEEIFGPVLAFIMADDYNQALEIANNTEYGLTGAVFAQERSKLEQARKEFHVGNLYFNRKCTGALVGVHPFGGFNMSGTDSKAGGRDYLLLFTQAKLVSEKL
- a CDS encoding DUF3189 family protein — translated: MFIIYYDVGGAHSVQTAAGIHLNILPMEGIPAPADLFKMKKFDNTTKADYGRIIYAGTDEWGNKVYTLSCQYASPVVVPAVRDMHSIAGGKPHELLMVSTLSTINTLMKIGGYTSRRLGWVNFGRPIVVKGTLQAYPQIAQLVREVKKMLPRLMEDALLERAINYQEPQQEQIVLH
- a CDS encoding DUF4342 domain-containing protein → MTFNLEQIDELKKRANVSYSEAKEALEQCHGDLLEALIYLETKNKIKPEQNTSCDMLSKIKSLVKKGNDTRFVITKQERTALDLSVNVSAVITAFAPYVVFPGLLLALCTGHKMKFEGKNGEDVKVNQALSKLSKAVTSAKKSLTEEPPNTVTQ
- a CDS encoding response regulator transcription factor, with the translated sequence MAQQKILLIEDEVKIARFLELELIHEGYLVEQAYDGRTGLDMALEGDFDLIILDIMLPSINGLEILRRIRKHSDIPVIMLTAKDEVTDKVMGLDMGADDYVTKPFAIEELLARIRVALKRRATTPISSLLTVGELKLDLAKYAVTFDNQPIELTKREFDLLKYLMENKNIVLTRERLVEAVWGYDYTGDTNVVDVYIRYLRSKIDDRFNKKLIHTVRGVGYLLKDEA
- a CDS encoding sensor histidine kinase; its protein translation is MIIKILPVTISKFYKWLVKRLHFSITFKITTVYAVIFTLLLLFFNTGICVAAIAYLGLDAAEDLNRNYQMVVSYLTEDTTMPPEGINQLAQVEQLEITLFDASQKILYTTAAQDAATVYYEQTNEGIFLGKCFLTHSGNQFYGAHSYGDAPYQSGFVLVLKDTHVWNSQIVHVQVTRYLAKETMAVGILFISLSILTILAIIVVVIIGWRKSKKMLKPVEVMTKTVKNITINALDTRLDVSGSQDELKELAETFNSMLDRIQHSYEQQQQFVSDASHELRTPIAVIQGYANLLDRWGKNDQAVLEEAIGSIKTEAANMQELVEKLLFLARGDKNRLQIEKKDILLPELIDEVIKETKLITKNKNIFSQQCDNITLRADRKLLKEAIRIFVDNSIKYTPEGGNIIINCYAENAKAVLTVEDTGIGISAEDLPHIFNRFYRADKSRTKQTGGTGLGLAIAKRIIQLHDGTIKVSSILNQGTKVKVLLPR
- a CDS encoding peptidase U32 family protein, whose translation is MKILAPVTSAQEADSLISHGAGELYCGLRPASWGKRYGQRVRLNRRGQGNIKDFSQLKSLTDTAHARDVPVYLALNLPFYPPEQYGEILELAGESYFNCQVDALIISDPGLLQAIRNTFPQIPIHVSSLAAVLNSGAVSFFRDLGAKRIIFPRYLGLADLQQIINKSGRHLEYEVFILNDGCVFEEGYCHVNHALGGGYCLQPGRRYRLLPLEQGKLPRENFNRHLQDYQRWLWIMDNCGGYLNHRGFPNGMCGLCALPELKAMGVNSLKIVGREAPLAKKIASVKLVKRVMDLLASGEDPELIRQRAKQIRGTPDLCTGYMCYYRS